One segment of Candidatus Omnitrophota bacterium DNA contains the following:
- a CDS encoding transcriptional repressor has translation METTSIAREHCKFEKYLSRAGLKVSRGRSGVFKEVMNAHGHFTTEEIAKFCVRHKPKISRATVYRSLREMLEAGVVRETAFGEKHQHFEHIYDEKPHHHARCVRCHGVIEFPDLGEDSRYHPILEKEGFKVLGHEMHFYGICAKCQGAGV, from the coding sequence ATGGAAACAACATCCATTGCCCGGGAGCACTGCAAGTTTGAGAAATACCTTTCTCGCGCGGGTTTAAAGGTCAGCCGCGGGCGGTCAGGGGTCTTTAAAGAGGTCATGAACGCCCATGGCCATTTTACCACCGAAGAGATCGCAAAATTCTGCGTCCGGCACAAGCCGAAAATTTCCAGGGCCACCGTGTACCGTTCTTTAAGGGAAATGCTGGAGGCCGGCGTCGTCCGCGAAACGGCCTTTGGGGAAAAGCATCAGCATTTTGAGCACATTTATGATGAAAAACCGCATCATCATGCCCGCTGCGTGCGCTGTCACGGGGTCATTGAATTTCCGGACCTGGGCGAAGACAGCCGTTATCATCCTATTTTAGAGAAAGAGGGGTTCAAAGTGCTGGGACATGAAATGCATTTTTACGGGATTTGCGCCAAATGCCAGGGAGCAGGGGTATGA